Proteins encoded by one window of Streptomyces clavuligerus:
- the rocD gene encoding ornithine--oxo-acid transaminase: protein MSSATASGIAAAESHSAHNYHPLPVVVASAEGAWMTDVEGRRFLDMLAGYSALNFGHGNRRLLDAARAQLERVTLTSRAFHHDRFADFCTRLAELCGMEMVLPMNTGAEAVETAVKTARKWGYRVKGVPENMAKIVVAANNFHGRTTTVISFSTDPEARADYGPYTPGFEIVPYGDLTAMDAAVTAENTVAVLLEPIQGEAGVLVPPPGYLAGVRRLTEERNVLFIADEIQSGLGRTGRTFACEHEDVIPDVYVLGKALGGGVVPVSAVVSSRAVLGVFRPGEHGSTFGGNPLACAVALEVIAMLGTGEYQRRAAELGGRLHAELGRLARDGAVTAVRGRGLWAGVDIAPGLGTGREVSERLMERGVLVKDTHGATIRLAPPLVISEKDLDWGLAQLRAVLTG, encoded by the coding sequence GTGTCGTCCGCGACGGCGAGCGGCATCGCCGCGGCCGAGTCCCACAGCGCGCACAACTACCATCCGCTGCCCGTCGTCGTCGCGTCGGCGGAGGGCGCCTGGATGACGGATGTCGAGGGGCGCCGCTTCCTCGACATGCTCGCCGGTTACTCGGCGCTGAACTTCGGGCACGGCAACCGCAGGCTGCTGGACGCGGCCAGAGCCCAGCTCGAACGGGTGACGCTCACCTCGCGCGCCTTCCACCACGACCGGTTCGCCGACTTCTGCACCCGGCTGGCGGAGCTGTGCGGGATGGAGATGGTGCTGCCGATGAACACCGGCGCGGAGGCGGTGGAGACGGCCGTCAAGACCGCGCGCAAGTGGGGCTACCGGGTCAAGGGCGTCCCGGAGAACATGGCGAAGATCGTCGTCGCGGCCAACAACTTCCACGGCCGGACCACCACGGTCATCAGCTTCTCCACCGACCCGGAGGCCCGCGCGGACTACGGCCCGTACACCCCCGGCTTCGAGATCGTCCCGTACGGGGACCTGACGGCGATGGACGCGGCGGTCACGGCGGAGAACACCGTGGCGGTGCTGCTGGAGCCGATCCAGGGGGAGGCGGGGGTGCTCGTTCCGCCGCCCGGGTATCTGGCCGGGGTCCGGCGGCTGACCGAGGAACGGAACGTGCTGTTCATCGCGGACGAGATCCAGTCGGGTCTGGGCCGCACCGGGCGGACCTTCGCCTGTGAGCACGAGGACGTGATCCCGGACGTGTATGTCCTCGGCAAGGCGCTCGGCGGCGGGGTGGTGCCGGTGTCCGCCGTGGTCTCCTCCCGGGCGGTGCTCGGGGTCTTCCGCCCCGGCGAACACGGCTCGACCTTCGGGGGCAACCCGTTGGCCTGCGCGGTCGCCCTGGAGGTGATCGCGATGCTGGGCACCGGCGAGTACCAGCGGCGCGCGGCCGAGCTGGGCGGGCGGCTGCACGCGGAGCTGGGGCGGCTCGCCCGGGACGGCGCCGTCACGGCGGTCCGGGGGCGGGGGCTGTGGGCCGGGGTCGACATCGCCCCCGGGCTCGGCACCGGGCGGGAGGTCTCGGAGCGGCTGATGGAGCGGGGTGTCCTGGTGAAGGACACCCACGGCGCCACCATCCGGCTGGCTCCGCCGCTGGTGATCAGCGAGAAGGATCTCGACTGGGGGCTGGCGCAGCTCCGGGCGGTGCTGACGGGCTGA
- a CDS encoding glutathionylspermidine synthase family protein has translation MRRHTIEPRPGWQETVEEQGCVYPLTRHPDGSLRPYWDESAYYTFSLPEIEALEEVVEELHAMCLAAAAHIVDRDRLAELGITDPRLAALVSESWRRRAELPSLYGRFDLRYDGTGPAKLLEYNADTPTSLVEAASPQWFWMEERFPGADQWNSLHERLVDAWRRQAPLLPPGPVHFAHTDADELGEDLMTVAYLRETAQQAGLDTEALSVERIGWDRLSGRFVDDRLRFIRTCFKLYPWEWLATDRFGPRVLDTLDNGGGTGTTCWIEPAWKMLLSNKALLAILWELYPGHPNLLAAHLDGPRGLAAEGGYAAKPLLGREGAGVTLHPPGAPPVRRDEPCVYQELAPLPDFDGNRTVLGAWVVEDEAAGLGIRESAGPVTDTYARFVPHVIL, from the coding sequence ATGAGACGACACACCATCGAGCCCCGGCCGGGCTGGCAGGAGACCGTCGAGGAACAGGGGTGCGTCTACCCCCTCACCCGCCACCCCGACGGCTCGCTGCGGCCCTACTGGGACGAGAGCGCCTACTACACGTTCTCCCTGCCCGAGATCGAGGCGCTGGAGGAGGTCGTCGAGGAGCTGCACGCCATGTGCCTGGCCGCCGCCGCGCACATCGTGGACCGCGACCGCCTCGCCGAGCTGGGGATCACCGATCCCCGGCTCGCCGCGCTGGTCTCCGAGTCCTGGCGGCGGCGGGCCGAGCTGCCCTCGCTCTACGGCCGCTTCGACCTGCGCTACGACGGCACCGGACCGGCCAAACTGCTGGAGTACAACGCCGACACCCCGACCTCGCTGGTCGAGGCGGCGAGCCCGCAGTGGTTCTGGATGGAGGAACGGTTCCCCGGCGCCGACCAGTGGAACTCCCTCCATGAACGGCTCGTCGACGCCTGGCGCCGACAGGCCCCGCTGCTGCCGCCGGGCCCGGTCCACTTCGCCCACACCGACGCGGACGAGCTGGGCGAGGACCTGATGACCGTCGCCTATCTGCGGGAGACCGCCCAGCAGGCCGGACTCGACACCGAGGCGCTGTCGGTGGAACGGATCGGCTGGGACCGGCTCTCCGGGCGCTTCGTCGACGACCGGCTCCGCTTCATCCGCACCTGCTTCAAGCTCTACCCCTGGGAGTGGCTGGCCACGGACCGCTTCGGCCCGCGGGTCCTGGATACCCTCGACAACGGCGGCGGCACCGGGACGACCTGCTGGATCGAGCCCGCCTGGAAGATGCTGCTGTCCAACAAGGCGCTGCTGGCCATCCTCTGGGAGCTGTACCCCGGGCACCCGAATCTGCTCGCCGCCCATCTCGACGGGCCGCGCGGACTCGCGGCCGAGGGCGGCTACGCCGCCAAACCGCTGCTCGGCCGCGAGGGCGCGGGGGTCACCCTGCACCCGCCGGGCGCGCCGCCCGTCCGGCGGGACGAGCCCTGCGTCTACCAGGAGCTGGCCCCGCTGCCCGACTTCGACGGGAACCGGACGGTGCTCGGGGCGTGGGTGGTCGAGGACGAGGCCGCCGGGCTCGGCATCCGGGAGTCCGCCGGGCCGGTCACGGACACCTATGCGCGATTCGTCCCGCATGTGATCCTCTGA
- a CDS encoding PLP-dependent aminotransferase family protein has product MTEPRAAATSRGAGIGADLHLEVRGPRLRAGLVEALREAVRSGRLAPGTRLPSSRVLAVDLGVARNTVAEAYAELVAEGRLVARQGSGTRVAPQSAPVGRGVRRGGPAARVRAERGGPRHDLRAGTPDLSSFPRAEWLRAARRALTAAPDEAFGYGDPRGRPELRAALAEYLARTRGVVTHPDRILVCSGFLHGLTLMAKVLRGRRTRSVAVESHGLDLHWDTLDDHGLRTRPLGHDDLGTRVDGALTDGAGAVLLTPAHQFPLGLPLHPDRRVAVVDWARRTGGLLLEDDYDGEFRYDRRPVGALQGLDPERVVYLGTASKSLAPGLRLGWMVLPEHLVDEVLRAKTTRRRTDWALGAPDQLTLAEFLASGAYDRHVRAVRLRYRSRRDQLVAALAEHAPDIRVSGIAAGLHAVLELPRGTEPSVIRAAAWQGLALEGLSRFRHPDAPDGGDALVVGYGRPSDSAWPGALAALCRALP; this is encoded by the coding sequence ATGACGGAACCCCGGGCGGCAGCCACTTCGCGCGGCGCCGGGATCGGGGCCGATCTGCATCTGGAGGTGCGCGGGCCCCGGTTGCGGGCCGGGCTGGTGGAGGCGTTGCGGGAGGCCGTGCGGAGTGGGCGGCTGGCGCCGGGGACGCGGTTGCCGTCGTCGCGGGTGCTCGCCGTCGATCTCGGGGTGGCGCGGAACACCGTCGCCGAGGCGTACGCCGAACTCGTCGCGGAGGGAAGGCTCGTCGCGCGTCAGGGGTCGGGGACCCGGGTCGCGCCGCAGTCCGCGCCCGTCGGGCGGGGGGTGCGGCGGGGCGGGCCCGCCGCGCGGGTGCGGGCGGAGCGCGGTGGGCCGAGGCACGATCTGCGGGCGGGGACGCCCGATCTGTCCTCGTTTCCCCGGGCGGAGTGGCTGCGGGCCGCTCGCCGGGCGCTCACGGCCGCGCCGGACGAGGCGTTCGGCTACGGGGACCCCCGGGGCAGGCCCGAGCTGCGGGCCGCGCTCGCCGAGTATCTGGCCCGGACCCGGGGCGTCGTCACGCACCCGGACCGGATTCTGGTCTGCTCCGGCTTCCTGCACGGACTGACGCTGATGGCGAAGGTGCTGCGGGGACGCCGGACACGCTCGGTCGCCGTGGAGTCGCACGGGCTCGACCTGCACTGGGACACCCTGGACGACCACGGTCTGCGCACCCGCCCGCTCGGGCACGACGACCTCGGCACCCGGGTCGACGGCGCCCTGACGGACGGCGCGGGCGCGGTGCTGCTCACCCCCGCGCACCAGTTCCCGCTGGGGCTGCCCCTGCACCCCGACCGCCGGGTCGCCGTCGTCGACTGGGCGCGGCGCACGGGCGGGCTGCTCCTGGAGGACGACTACGACGGCGAGTTCCGCTACGACCGCCGTCCGGTCGGGGCGCTCCAGGGGCTCGACCCCGAACGGGTCGTCTACCTCGGCACGGCGAGCAAGTCCCTCGCCCCGGGGCTGCGGCTGGGCTGGATGGTGCTGCCGGAGCACCTGGTGGACGAGGTGCTGCGGGCCAAGACCACCCGCAGGCGCACGGACTGGGCACTCGGCGCCCCCGACCAGCTCACGCTCGCGGAGTTCCTCGCGTCGGGCGCGTACGACCGCCATGTCCGGGCGGTGCGGCTGCGCTACCGCAGCCGCCGGGACCAGCTCGTCGCGGCGCTGGCCGAACACGCGCCGGACATCCGGGTCAGCGGGATCGCGGCGGGGCTGCACGCCGTGCTGGAACTCCCCCGGGGCACCGAGCCGTCCGTGATCCGGGCGGCGGCCTGGCAGGGGCTCGCGCTGGAGGGGCTGTCCCGCTTCCGGCACCCGGACGCGCCGGACGGCGGGGACGCGCTGGTGGTCGGGTACGGGCGCCCGAGCGACAGCGCCTGGCCGGGCGCGCTGGCGGCGCTCTGCCGGGCGCTGCCCTGA
- a CDS encoding DUF397 domain-containing protein has product MTQSDWHISSYSGSNDNCVEVKVSGQGLPGVVRVRDSKDRDRPEIQAQAGAWSAFVAQVDSL; this is encoded by the coding sequence ATGACACAGTCCGACTGGCACATCAGCTCCTACAGTGGAAGCAATGACAACTGTGTCGAAGTCAAGGTCTCAGGCCAGGGCCTTCCCGGTGTCGTCCGTGTCCGCGACAGCAAGGACCGCGACCGGCCGGAGATACAGGCTCAGGCCGGTGCCTGGTCCGCTTTCGTCGCGCAAGTCGACTCGCTCTGA
- a CDS encoding helix-turn-helix domain-containing protein has product MARPPKELTPEKSVEDLLGARIRKLRLALGWSVEELAEKVFVGPGRITQIETANDPPGRRLTEQLDVVLRANGSLTELWPLIKAEAFKDYAKRFLRAQATARAIHEFSLAVPGLLQVEPYARALMGIDYPERSADLEDAVVRRIERQTIFGRPNPPWLWVVLYETALVQGHGSPETMAAQIDHLLVMVGHPNINIQILPLNKPAIPGSISLLTAPEGERSAYAEGFNTGAYYQEPDDVDRFQRIYDQLQAGALDTEASAQVMRDARRKHR; this is encoded by the coding sequence ATGGCCAGGCCGCCGAAGGAGTTGACGCCGGAAAAGAGCGTGGAAGACCTGTTGGGCGCGAGGATTCGAAAGCTCAGGCTGGCTTTGGGGTGGTCCGTTGAGGAGCTTGCCGAGAAGGTGTTCGTCGGCCCCGGTCGGATCACCCAGATCGAGACCGCCAACGACCCCCCTGGGCGGCGTCTGACGGAGCAGCTTGACGTCGTCCTGAGGGCGAATGGCTCGCTGACCGAGCTGTGGCCACTGATCAAGGCCGAGGCTTTCAAGGACTACGCGAAGCGATTCCTCAGGGCTCAGGCGACGGCCCGCGCCATCCATGAGTTTTCGCTCGCCGTTCCCGGGCTGCTCCAAGTCGAGCCGTATGCCAGGGCCCTGATGGGGATCGACTACCCCGAGAGGTCCGCAGACCTTGAGGACGCCGTCGTCAGGCGCATCGAGCGGCAGACCATCTTTGGGCGCCCCAACCCTCCCTGGCTATGGGTGGTGCTCTACGAGACAGCACTCGTGCAGGGGCACGGCAGCCCTGAGACGATGGCCGCACAGATCGATCATCTGCTGGTGATGGTCGGGCACCCCAACATCAACATCCAGATCCTGCCGCTGAACAAGCCTGCGATCCCGGGCTCCATCAGTCTGCTGACGGCCCCGGAAGGGGAGCGTTCTGCCTATGCCGAGGGGTTCAACACGGGTGCGTACTACCAAGAGCCCGACGACGTCGATAGGTTCCAGAGGATCTACGATCAGCTCCAGGCCGGCGCGTTGGACACCGAGGCGTCGGCTCAGGTCATGAGGGACGCGCGAAGGAAGCACCGATGA
- a CDS encoding DUF397 domain-containing protein, which yields MTEPLNWIKSSYSGNGGTCVEWAPSYASAAGVVPVRDSKCADGPVLMVSSEAFAGLVTMAREAAL from the coding sequence ATGACCGAACCCCTTAACTGGATCAAGTCCTCGTACAGCGGTAACGGCGGTACTTGTGTCGAGTGGGCTCCCTCGTACGCCTCCGCTGCGGGTGTCGTCCCTGTCAGGGACAGCAAGTGCGCCGACGGCCCCGTTCTGATGGTGTCCTCCGAGGCGTTCGCGGGTCTGGTGACCATGGCTCGTGAGGCAGCTCTGTAA
- a CDS encoding helix-turn-helix domain-containing protein, translated as MVNRKKLNPDGSPQERFGVRVRRLREARKWTQDELAARMGYSGRHISAIETANKPPTLPVARALDIAFGLEGTLDTFERQWNEIENGALVEGFPEYVGKEATAAEIRLFDVGLVPGPLQTSEYAAAVEAGNVKRGSITAEQATERVDYLIRRQAALVRPLPPMMIAVLDESCIRHCIGGLEVMERQLARLIEFAEQPNTSLHIAPFVMGELRPFNRSVNLLTLADRSVVAYVESQARGYLDREITSVAPLMRAYHQLQTEALSQAESVAVINQVRKGTS; from the coding sequence TTGGTAAACCGAAAGAAGTTGAACCCCGACGGAAGTCCGCAGGAACGGTTCGGAGTGCGTGTCCGCAGGTTGCGCGAGGCACGCAAGTGGACGCAGGACGAGCTGGCCGCCCGGATGGGCTACTCAGGCAGGCACATCTCGGCGATCGAAACTGCCAATAAGCCGCCGACTCTTCCAGTCGCGCGCGCCTTGGACATCGCCTTCGGTCTCGAAGGCACACTCGACACGTTCGAACGCCAGTGGAACGAGATCGAGAACGGGGCGCTGGTAGAAGGCTTTCCGGAGTACGTCGGGAAGGAGGCCACTGCGGCGGAAATCCGGCTGTTCGATGTGGGCCTGGTTCCTGGTCCGCTCCAGACGAGTGAGTACGCGGCAGCCGTTGAGGCGGGCAACGTCAAGCGGGGAAGTATTACGGCCGAGCAGGCCACTGAGCGAGTCGACTACTTGATACGGCGCCAGGCCGCGCTCGTGCGCCCTCTACCGCCCATGATGATCGCGGTGCTGGACGAGAGCTGTATTCGTCATTGCATCGGCGGGCTTGAGGTCATGGAGCGGCAGTTGGCGCGATTGATCGAGTTCGCCGAGCAGCCCAACACCTCGCTTCACATCGCTCCGTTCGTCATGGGGGAGCTGCGGCCGTTCAACCGATCAGTGAACTTGCTGACGCTGGCGGACCGCTCCGTGGTCGCGTATGTCGAGTCCCAGGCTCGGGGCTACCTGGATCGTGAGATCACTTCTGTGGCGCCGCTGATGAGGGCCTACCATCAGCTACAGACGGAAGCGCTGTCGCAGGCGGAGTCTGTGGCCGTGATCAACCAGGTACGAAAGGGCACCTCGTGA
- a CDS encoding carboxymuconolactone decarboxylase family protein: MSTEPNTTDTAATRNPEEPPRLDWTEPAPDLYKAMVRLDRVAREGVDPVLLELVKIRASQLNRCAFCLDMHSKDALAAGESVERIVQLSAWQESRHFYTAKEIAALELTEAVTVLTDGFVPDEVYARARAAFDETELARLVGAIIVINAWNRFGVTFRLTPGHYTPGQYQHAH; this comes from the coding sequence ATGAGCACTGAACCGAACACCACGGACACCGCCGCCACCAGGAACCCCGAGGAGCCGCCCCGGCTCGACTGGACCGAGCCGGCGCCGGATCTCTACAAGGCGATGGTCCGGCTGGACCGGGTCGCGCGGGAGGGCGTCGACCCCGTGCTGCTGGAGCTGGTCAAGATCCGGGCCTCGCAGCTCAACCGCTGCGCCTTCTGCCTCGACATGCACAGCAAGGACGCCCTGGCCGCCGGGGAGTCCGTCGAGCGGATCGTCCAGCTCTCCGCGTGGCAGGAGTCACGGCACTTCTACACCGCCAAGGAGATCGCCGCGCTCGAACTGACCGAGGCGGTCACCGTGCTGACCGACGGCTTCGTCCCGGACGAGGTATATGCGAGAGCCCGCGCGGCCTTCGACGAGACGGAGCTGGCCCGGCTGGTCGGGGCCATCATCGTGATCAACGCGTGGAACCGCTTCGGGGTGACCTTCCGGCTGACGCCCGGTCACTACACCCCCGGCCAGTACCAGCACGCACACTGA
- a CDS encoding isocitrate lyase/PEP mutase family protein codes for MTAVETFRALHHGRSAADPLVLPGPWDAASARAFADAGFPALATPSAGVAASLGYTDGQTPADEMFAAVARIARAVDIPVSADVESGYGLPPKELVARLLEAGAVGCNLEDSTGPDHALRDPRAHADWLAEVRAEAGAALFVNARVDSFLGRTADPAEAITRARLYVAAGADCVYPILMPPAHLPRFRAEVEGPVNALPLAPRDTPAELGRLGATRITFGPRLQRWTAGAVASMAERLREGTVPE; via the coding sequence ATGACCGCCGTCGAGACTTTCCGCGCGCTCCACCACGGCCGGTCCGCCGCCGACCCCCTCGTCCTGCCCGGCCCCTGGGACGCGGCGAGCGCCCGCGCCTTCGCCGACGCGGGCTTCCCGGCGCTGGCGACCCCCAGCGCCGGGGTGGCGGCCTCGCTCGGCTACACGGACGGCCAGACTCCGGCCGACGAGATGTTCGCAGCGGTGGCCCGGATCGCGCGGGCGGTGGACATCCCCGTCTCCGCCGATGTCGAGTCCGGGTACGGGCTGCCGCCCAAGGAACTGGTGGCGCGGCTGCTGGAGGCGGGGGCCGTCGGCTGCAATCTGGAGGACTCCACCGGTCCGGACCACGCCCTGCGCGACCCCCGCGCGCACGCCGACTGGCTGGCGGAGGTCCGCGCGGAAGCGGGCGCCGCGCTCTTCGTCAACGCCCGGGTGGACTCCTTCCTGGGCCGGACCGCCGACCCGGCCGAGGCCATCACGCGCGCCCGGCTCTATGTCGCGGCCGGAGCCGACTGCGTCTATCCGATCCTCATGCCGCCCGCCCATCTGCCCCGGTTCCGCGCGGAGGTCGAAGGACCGGTCAACGCCCTTCCGCTCGCGCCCCGGGACACCCCGGCGGAGCTGGGGCGGCTGGGCGCCACCCGGATCACCTTCGGGCCGCGTCTCCAGCGGTGGACGGCCGGCGCGGTGGCCTCGATGGCGGAGCGGCTGCGGGAGGGAACCGTCCCCGAGTGA
- a CDS encoding malate dehydrogenase translates to MTRTPVNVTVTGAAGQIGYALLFRIASGHLLGPDVPVKLRLLEITPALGAAQGTAMELDDCAFPLLRGIDITDDPNVAFDGANVALLVGARPRTKGMERGDLLEANGGIFKPQGKAINDHAADDIKVLVVGNPANTNALIAQAAAPDVPAERFTAMTRLDHNRALSQLAAKTGTTVADIKRLTIWGNHSATQYPDIFHAEIAGKNAAEVVNDQAWLADTFIPTVAKRGAAIIEARGASSAASAANAAIDHVHTWVNGTAEGDWTSMGIPSDGSYGVPEGLISSFPVTVKDGRYEIVQGLEINEFSRTRIDASVQELAEERDAVRALGLI, encoded by the coding sequence ATGACCCGCACTCCCGTCAACGTCACCGTGACCGGCGCGGCCGGCCAGATCGGTTACGCGCTGCTGTTCCGTATCGCCTCCGGCCATCTGCTCGGCCCGGACGTTCCGGTCAAGCTGCGCCTTCTGGAGATCACCCCGGCTCTCGGCGCCGCCCAGGGCACCGCCATGGAGCTGGACGACTGCGCCTTCCCGCTGCTGCGCGGCATCGACATCACCGACGACCCGAACGTGGCCTTCGACGGTGCGAACGTCGCCCTGCTGGTCGGCGCCCGCCCCCGCACCAAGGGCATGGAGCGCGGTGACCTGCTGGAGGCCAACGGCGGCATCTTCAAGCCGCAGGGCAAGGCCATCAACGACCACGCGGCGGACGACATCAAGGTGCTCGTCGTCGGCAACCCGGCCAACACCAACGCGCTGATCGCGCAGGCCGCCGCCCCGGACGTACCGGCGGAGCGCTTCACCGCGATGACCCGTCTCGACCACAACCGCGCCCTCTCGCAGCTCGCCGCGAAGACCGGTACGACCGTGGCCGACATCAAGCGGCTGACGATCTGGGGCAACCACTCGGCCACTCAGTACCCGGACATCTTCCACGCGGAGATCGCGGGCAAGAACGCCGCCGAGGTCGTGAACGACCAGGCGTGGCTGGCCGACACGTTCATCCCGACCGTCGCCAAGCGCGGTGCGGCGATCATCGAGGCGCGGGGCGCGTCCTCCGCCGCGTCCGCCGCCAACGCCGCGATCGACCACGTCCACACGTGGGTCAACGGCACCGCCGAGGGCGACTGGACCTCGATGGGTATCCCGTCGGACGGCTCCTACGGCGTCCCGGAGGGCCTGATCTCCTCCTTCCCGGTCACCGTGAAGGACGGCCGCTACGAGATCGTCCAGGGCCTGGAGATCAACGAGTTCTCCCGGACCCGGATCGACGCCTCCGTGCAGGAGCTGGCGGAGGAGCGCGACGCGGTGCGCGCGCTCGGCCTGATCTGA
- a CDS encoding helix-turn-helix domain-containing protein produces the protein MARWKALPEDLDPEVRDFVEQLRRLVDRSGLGIAAVSDRTGYSKTSWERYLNGRILAPKGAIVALAEATGNDPFHLTTLWELAERAWSRAEARHDRTMEQIRISQARAALGVPEPSAQDPASPGGPGRGGRRAAGGRKSGGGHRNSGHRTGGRGNGGGRKGGRLLAGAVGVGALAVVAALIVLLGGGDDKNAEPASATKPLTGSSAGSAAAPDKDEIKNTAKDNADAGAAPGTAADDASASADTKCTGDSCTGSNPEAMGCGGTLATTVSSAKVGGATMEVRYSKACRAAWARITEATPGDTLDVSTGGAGLQKGVVDAGGNAFTAMTSVPEGATATACATVKATGGKTCTDE, from the coding sequence ATGGCTCGTTGGAAGGCGCTTCCGGAAGATCTCGATCCGGAAGTCCGGGACTTCGTCGAGCAGCTTCGGCGGCTCGTCGACCGCAGCGGTCTGGGCATCGCCGCCGTCTCGGACCGCACGGGGTACAGCAAGACCTCGTGGGAGCGCTATCTCAACGGGCGGATTCTGGCGCCGAAGGGCGCGATCGTCGCGCTCGCCGAGGCGACCGGGAACGACCCGTTCCACCTCACCACCCTGTGGGAGCTGGCTGAGCGGGCCTGGAGCCGCGCCGAGGCCCGGCACGACCGCACGATGGAACAGATACGGATATCCCAGGCCCGCGCGGCGCTGGGGGTGCCCGAGCCCAGCGCGCAGGACCCGGCGTCCCCCGGCGGTCCGGGCCGGGGCGGACGCCGGGCCGCCGGGGGACGCAAGAGCGGTGGCGGCCACAGAAACAGCGGACACCGGACCGGCGGGCGCGGGAACGGCGGCGGACGCAAGGGCGGCAGGCTCCTCGCGGGAGCGGTCGGCGTGGGCGCGCTGGCCGTCGTCGCCGCGCTGATCGTCCTGCTCGGCGGGGGCGACGACAAGAACGCCGAGCCCGCGTCCGCGACGAAGCCGCTGACGGGCTCCTCCGCCGGGTCCGCCGCCGCACCGGACAAGGACGAGATCAAGAACACCGCCAAGGACAACGCGGACGCGGGCGCGGCCCCGGGGACGGCGGCCGACGACGCCTCCGCGTCCGCCGACACCAAGTGCACCGGCGACTCCTGCACCGGGTCGAACCCGGAGGCCATGGGCTGCGGCGGCACCCTCGCCACCACGGTCTCCTCCGCGAAGGTGGGCGGGGCCACGATGGAGGTCCGCTACAGCAAGGCGTGCCGTGCCGCGTGGGCCCGGATCACCGAGGCGACCCCGGGCGACACCCTGGACGTCAGCACCGGCGGCGCGGGACTCCAGAAGGGTGTCGTCGACGCGGGCGGCAACGCGTTCACGGCGATGACCTCGGTGCCCGAGGGCGCGACGGCGACCGCCTGCGCGACGGTGAAGGCGACCGGCGGGAAGACCTGCACGGACGAGTGA
- a CDS encoding DUF3017 domain-containing protein: MGVRMNEDREAAEAERAGAAGAGSGGAPEPERAAAPRSGDGRPAEGPSETGADEGAGAGVDADAGPDAGSAPSGTGAAARTDGGADAGADSGPAGGSPEGTGTGSGPAGGSGGGSGKDKDTGTGTGADSAPAASDGGSGADTGTADDGDRAAAAAPAAADADGTDGPERPAGSAGSRRPPALTTDTARPEGGGRAAPGDAPAPARQWPLLVVIGLTGLGLMIVGLDLFTEAFRVGTILIGVALIVGAVLRRVLPSVGMLAVRSRFTDMITYGVLGVAITLLALVAQPNPWLELPFLEESVRYLVGR; the protein is encoded by the coding sequence ATGGGCGTACGGATGAACGAGGACCGCGAGGCCGCCGAGGCGGAGCGCGCGGGCGCGGCGGGCGCCGGGTCCGGTGGCGCGCCGGAGCCGGAGCGTGCTGCGGCGCCGCGGTCCGGTGACGGTCGGCCCGCAGAGGGGCCGTCGGAGACCGGTGCGGACGAGGGTGCCGGTGCCGGTGTCGACGCGGACGCGGGTCCGGACGCGGGCTCCGCTCCTTCCGGCACCGGCGCGGCGGCTCGCACGGACGGGGGCGCCGACGCGGGCGCGGATTCCGGTCCGGCGGGCGGGTCCCCCGAGGGCACGGGTACGGGCTCCGGCCCGGCCGGGGGCTCCGGTGGCGGGTCCGGCAAGGACAAGGACACAGGTACGGGCACGGGCGCTGACTCCGCTCCGGCCGCCTCGGACGGTGGCTCCGGTGCCGATACCGGCACGGCCGACGACGGGGACCGGGCCGCTGCTGCCGCCCCTGCCGCCGCCGACGCGGACGGTACGGATGGGCCGGAGCGTCCGGCGGGGTCGGCGGGCTCCCGGCGTCCCCCGGCGCTGACGACGGACACCGCCCGGCCCGAGGGCGGTGGCCGGGCCGCGCCCGGTGACGCGCCCGCGCCCGCCCGGCAGTGGCCCCTGCTCGTGGTGATCGGCCTCACCGGCCTCGGTCTGATGATCGTCGGCCTGGACCTCTTCACGGAGGCGTTCCGCGTCGGCACGATCCTCATCGGCGTCGCCCTGATCGTGGGAGCCGTGCTGCGGCGCGTGCTGCCGTCGGTCGGCATGCTCGCCGTGCGGTCGCGCTTCACCGACATGATCACGTACGGCGTGCTGGGGGTCGCGATCACCCTGCTCGCGCTGGTGGCCCAGCCGAACCCCTGGCTGGAGCTGCCGTTCCTGGAGGAGTCGGTGCGCTACCTCGTCGGCCGCTGA